A stretch of the Gossypium hirsutum isolate 1008001.06 chromosome D07, Gossypium_hirsutum_v2.1, whole genome shotgun sequence genome encodes the following:
- the LOC107953800 gene encoding probable CCR4-associated factor 1 homolog 7 — protein MSILPKSESIHIREVWDENLNCEFELIRDIVDDYPFIAMDTEFPGIVLRPIGNFKSSFDYNYQTLKANVDLLKLIQLGLTFSDAKGNLPTCGTDKYCVWQFNFREFDPNEDVYANDSIELLSQSGIDFQKNKEKGISAHDFSELLMSSGIVLNDNVHWVTFHSGYDFGYLLKLLTCKNLPETQTGFFSLIKIYFPTLYDIKHLMKFCNSLHGGLNKLAELLEVERIGICHQAGSDSLLTCCTFMKLKENFFSGSAEKYAGVLYGLGVENG, from the coding sequence ATGTCGATTTTGCCGAAAAGTGAATCAATTCACATAAGGGAAGTTTGGGACGAGAATTTGAATTGTGAATTCGAGTTAATTCGAGATATTGTGGATGATTACCCGTTCATTGCTATGGACACTGAGTTCCCGGGCATTGTTCTACGCCCAATAGGCAATTTCAAGAGCAGTTTTGATTACAATTACCAAACCTTGAAAGCAAATGTTGATCTTTTGAAACTGATTCAGTTGGGTCTTACTTTCTCTGATGCCAAAGGGAATTTGCCTACTTGTGGAACTGATAAATACTGTGTTTGGCAATTCAATTTCCGCGAATTCGATCCTAATGAGGATGTCTATGCTAATGACTCCATTGAGCTTTTGTCTCAAAGTGGCATTGATTTTCAGAAGAACAAAGAAAAGGGCATTAGTGCTCATGACTTCAGTGAATTGTTAATGTCGTCtgggattgttttgaatgataatgtgCATTGGGTGACTTTTCATAGCGGCTACGATTTTGGGTATTTGCTTAAGTTGCTCACTTGCAAGAATCTTCCTGAAACACAGACAGGGTTCTTTAGTTTGATTAAGATTTATTTCCCGACTCTATATGATATCAAGCATCTGATGAAGTTTTGCAATAGCCTACATGGTGGGTTGAACAAGCTTGCAGAGCTGTTAGAAGTGGAGAGGATTGGTATTTGTCACCAAGCTGGTTCAGATAGTTTGCTTACTTGTTGTACATTCATGAAACTgaaagaaaatttctttagtGGTTCGGCCGAGAAATATGCTGGTGTGTTATATGGTCTTGGTGTTGAGAATGGATAG
- the LOC107953799 gene encoding uncharacterized protein codes for MAEPPEPSLATVTSRCTLLKSPTKSTRMSKGSNCGHVVSAKALKEVKSSACLVCHKEFVESDKVVINGREAEVAALREMMKEEKAKTVKGKKKRAMDVLDGEKGFKGLSNGEMKFRAADAAQAHATKQVYALIFTSSKKSDFKETFTCRSLPLGRN; via the exons ATGGCGGAGCCACCGGAGCCGAGTCTCGCGACTGTTACCTCAAGATGTACGCTGTTAAAAAGCCCGACAAAGTCGACCCGAATGAGCAAAGGTTCG AACTGCGGGCATGTGGTTAGTGCTAAGGCTTTGAAAGAGGTGAAGTCATCAGCTTGCTTGGTTTGCCATAAGGAGTTTGTGGAGTCTGATAAGGTGGTGATTAATGGGCGTGAGGCGGAGGTAGCTGCTTTGCGGGAGATGATGAAGGAAGAGAAAGCGAAAACGGTGaaggggaagaagaaaagagCGATGGATGTTCTGGATGGGGAGAAGGGCTTTAAGGGATTGAGTAATGGTGAGATGAAGTTTAGAGCTGCGGATGCGGCACAGGCTCATGCTACTAAGCAAGTATATGCTTTGATATTTACCTCTTCGAAGAAGTCCGATTTTAAGGAAACTTTTACGTGCAGATCACTCCCACTCGGTCGAAACTGA
- the LOC107953798 gene encoding NADP-dependent glyceraldehyde-3-phosphate dehydrogenase isoform X2, which translates to MAGTGLFAEILDGDVYKYYADGEWKKSSSAKTVAIINPTTRKTHYKVQACTQEEVNKVMESAKTAQKSWAKTPLWKRAELLHKAAAILKEHKAPIAECLVKEIAKPAKDAVTEVVRSGDLVSYTAEEGVRILGEGKFLVSDSFPGNERSKYCLTSKIPLGVILAIPPFNYPVNLAVSKIAPALIAGNSLVLKPPTQGAVSALHMVHCFHLAGFPKGLISCVTGKGSEIGDFLTMHPGVNCISFTGGDTGIAISKKAGMVPLQMELGGKDACIVLEDADLDLVAANIIKGGFSYSGQRCTAVKVVLVMESVADVLVDKVKAKIAKLTVGPPEDDCDITPVVSESSANFIEGLVKDAKEKGATFCQEYKRDGNLIWPLLLDNVRPDMRIAWEEPFGPVLPVIRINSIEEGIHHCNASNFGLQGCVFSKDVNKAILISDAMETGTVQINSAPARGPDHFPFQGLKDSGIGSQGVTNSINMMTKIKSTVINLPTPSYTMG; encoded by the exons atggcTGGGACTGGTTTGTTTGCAGAGATATTGGATGGAGATGTTTACAAGTACTATGCTGATGGAGAATGGAAGAAGTCTTCTTCAGCCAAAACTGTTGCCATTATTAATCCAACTACCAGAAAAACTCACTACAAGGTTCAAG CTTGTACACAAGAAGAAGTGAACAAGGTCATGGAATCAGCAAAAACTGCACAAAAGTCTTGGGCCAAGACTCCACTTTGGAAACGAGCTGAGCTACTTCATAAAGCTGCAGCCATCCTAAAGGAACATAAAGCACCAATTGCTGAGTGCCTGGTTAAAGAAATTGCAAAACCAGCCAAAGATGCAGTTACCGAG GTTGTAAGGTCCGGGGATCTGGTTTCTTACACTGCTGAAGAGGGAGTTAGGATTCTTGGAGAAGGAAAATTCTTGGTATCTGATAGTTTTCCAGGGAACGAAAGAAGCAAATATTGCCTCACTTCCAAG ATCCCGCTTGGAGTAATTCTAGCCATTCCACCATTCAATTACCCTGTCAACCTCGCCGTTTCGAAAATCGCACCAGCTTTAATTGCAGGAAACTCCCTTGTACTCAAGCCACCTACACAG GGTGCTGTTTCAGCTCTTCATATGGTGCACTGCTTTCACTTGGCTGGCTTTCCCAAAGGGCTCATTAGTTGTGTGACAGGGAAAGGCTCTGAGATTGGTGATTTCCTTACTATGCATCCTGGAGTTAATTGTATAAG CTTCACTGGTGGAGACACTGGTATTGCTATCTCAAAGAAAGCAGGAATGGTCCCTCTTCAAATGGAATTGGGAGGAAAAGATGCTTGTATCGTACTCGAGGACGCCGACTTAGATTTGGTTGCTGCAAACATAATAAAAGGAGGATTTTCTTATAG TGGCCAAAGATGCACTGCTGTTAAAGTTGTGTTGGTGATGGAATCTGTTGCGGATGTTCTGGTGGACAAAGTGAAGGCAAAAATTGCAAAGTTAACGGTTGGACCACCGGAGGATGACTGTGATATCACTCCGGTTGTGTCGGAATCATCTGCAAATTTCATAGAAGGGCTGGTCAAGGATGCCAAAGAGAAAGGAGCTACATTTTGTCAGGAGTACAAGAGAGATGGCAATCTTATATGGCCATTGTTGTTAGACAATGTTCGGCCTGATATGAGGATTGCATGGGAGGAACCTTTCGGCCCGGTTTTGCCAGTTATAAGAATCAACTCCATTGAGGAAGGAATCCACCATTGCAATGCTAGCAACTTCGGTCTCCAG GGATGTGTGTTCTCTAAGGATGTCAACAAAGCAATATTGATTAGTGATGCAATGGAGACCGGGACAGTTCAGATTAATTCCGCACCAGCTCGAGGACCGGATCATTTCCCATTTCAG GGTTTGAAAGATAGTGGAATTGGATCACAGGGAGTTACCAACAGCATTAACATGATGACAAAGATCAAGAGCACTGTCATCAATTTACCAACCCCATCTTACACTATGGGTTAG
- the LOC107953798 gene encoding NADP-dependent glyceraldehyde-3-phosphate dehydrogenase isoform X1 has translation MAGTGLFAEILDGDVYKYYADGEWKKSSSAKTVAIINPTTRKTHYKVQACTQEEVNKVMESAKTAQKSWAKTPLWKRAELLHKAAAILKEHKAPIAECLVKEIAKPAKDAVTEVVRSGDLVSYTAEEGVRILGEGKFLVSDSFPGNERSKYCLTSKIPLGVILAIPPFNYPVNLAVSKIAPALIAGNSLVLKPPTQGAVSALHMVHCFHLAGFPKGLISCVTGKGSEIGDFLTMHPGVNCISFTGGDTGIAISKKAGMVPLQMELGGKDACIVLEDADLDLVAANIIKGGFSYSGQRCTAVKVVLVMESVADVLVDKVKAKIAKLTVGPPEDDCDITPVVSESSANFIEGLVKDAKEKGATFCQEYKRDGNLIWPLLLDNVRPDMRIAWEEPFGPVLPVIRINSIEEGIHHCNASNFGLQGCVFSKDVNKAILISDAMETGTVQINSAPARGPDHFPFQGLKDSGIGSQGVTNSINMMTKIKSTVINLPTPSYTMGNGGHSKL, from the exons atggcTGGGACTGGTTTGTTTGCAGAGATATTGGATGGAGATGTTTACAAGTACTATGCTGATGGAGAATGGAAGAAGTCTTCTTCAGCCAAAACTGTTGCCATTATTAATCCAACTACCAGAAAAACTCACTACAAGGTTCAAG CTTGTACACAAGAAGAAGTGAACAAGGTCATGGAATCAGCAAAAACTGCACAAAAGTCTTGGGCCAAGACTCCACTTTGGAAACGAGCTGAGCTACTTCATAAAGCTGCAGCCATCCTAAAGGAACATAAAGCACCAATTGCTGAGTGCCTGGTTAAAGAAATTGCAAAACCAGCCAAAGATGCAGTTACCGAG GTTGTAAGGTCCGGGGATCTGGTTTCTTACACTGCTGAAGAGGGAGTTAGGATTCTTGGAGAAGGAAAATTCTTGGTATCTGATAGTTTTCCAGGGAACGAAAGAAGCAAATATTGCCTCACTTCCAAG ATCCCGCTTGGAGTAATTCTAGCCATTCCACCATTCAATTACCCTGTCAACCTCGCCGTTTCGAAAATCGCACCAGCTTTAATTGCAGGAAACTCCCTTGTACTCAAGCCACCTACACAG GGTGCTGTTTCAGCTCTTCATATGGTGCACTGCTTTCACTTGGCTGGCTTTCCCAAAGGGCTCATTAGTTGTGTGACAGGGAAAGGCTCTGAGATTGGTGATTTCCTTACTATGCATCCTGGAGTTAATTGTATAAG CTTCACTGGTGGAGACACTGGTATTGCTATCTCAAAGAAAGCAGGAATGGTCCCTCTTCAAATGGAATTGGGAGGAAAAGATGCTTGTATCGTACTCGAGGACGCCGACTTAGATTTGGTTGCTGCAAACATAATAAAAGGAGGATTTTCTTATAG TGGCCAAAGATGCACTGCTGTTAAAGTTGTGTTGGTGATGGAATCTGTTGCGGATGTTCTGGTGGACAAAGTGAAGGCAAAAATTGCAAAGTTAACGGTTGGACCACCGGAGGATGACTGTGATATCACTCCGGTTGTGTCGGAATCATCTGCAAATTTCATAGAAGGGCTGGTCAAGGATGCCAAAGAGAAAGGAGCTACATTTTGTCAGGAGTACAAGAGAGATGGCAATCTTATATGGCCATTGTTGTTAGACAATGTTCGGCCTGATATGAGGATTGCATGGGAGGAACCTTTCGGCCCGGTTTTGCCAGTTATAAGAATCAACTCCATTGAGGAAGGAATCCACCATTGCAATGCTAGCAACTTCGGTCTCCAG GGATGTGTGTTCTCTAAGGATGTCAACAAAGCAATATTGATTAGTGATGCAATGGAGACCGGGACAGTTCAGATTAATTCCGCACCAGCTCGAGGACCGGATCATTTCCCATTTCAG GGTTTGAAAGATAGTGGAATTGGATCACAGGGAGTTACCAACAGCATTAACATGATGACAAAGATCAAGAGCACTGTCATCAATTTACCAACCCCATCTTACACTATGG GCAATGGAGGACATTCCAAATTATGA